A portion of the Oscillospiraceae bacterium genome contains these proteins:
- a CDS encoding FadR family transcriptional regulator, which translates to MAQELSVFSNIQDNRTSSLAEQVADQINQVIIDQNINAGEKLPNEFELAAHLNVGRGTIREAVKLLVARNCLEIRRGKGTFVVEKPGQIEDPLGFAYVKDKITLAVDLMELRLQLEPWVAQLAAQRIEENEKDTLRQLCAQVEHKIRSGEDHGPADKEFHAYVARCTHNSVITEIMPVITYSIEMFTKFKAPRLLEDTIRTHWQITEAICANDPQKAYDSMYEHVSENRESIEIVRRMSMEQNRNRDN; encoded by the coding sequence ATGGCACAGGAACTCAGTGTTTTCAGCAATATCCAGGATAACCGCACTTCCTCTCTTGCGGAACAGGTGGCGGATCAGATCAATCAGGTCATCATCGACCAGAACATCAATGCAGGCGAGAAGCTGCCCAACGAGTTTGAACTGGCTGCCCACCTGAACGTGGGGCGCGGCACCATTCGCGAAGCGGTCAAGCTGCTGGTGGCACGCAACTGTCTGGAGATCCGCCGGGGCAAGGGCACCTTTGTGGTGGAAAAGCCGGGTCAGATCGAGGACCCGCTGGGCTTTGCCTATGTAAAGGATAAGATCACGCTGGCGGTGGACCTGATGGAGCTGCGCCTGCAGCTGGAGCCGTGGGTGGCTCAGCTGGCCGCCCAGCGCATTGAGGAAAACGAAAAGGACACTCTGCGCCAGCTGTGTGCGCAGGTGGAGCACAAGATCCGTTCCGGCGAGGACCACGGCCCGGCCGACAAGGAATTCCACGCCTATGTGGCCCGCTGCACCCACAACAGTGTGATCACCGAGATCATGCCCGTGATCACCTATAGTATTGAGATGTTCACCAAGTTCAAGGCACCCCGCCTGCTGGAGGACACCATCCGCACCCACTGGCAGATCACGGAGGCCATCTGCGCCAACGACCCCCAAAAAGCTTACGATAGCATGTATGAGCATGTGTCCGAAAACCGCGAGAGCATCGAGATCGTGCGGCGCATGAGCATGGAGCAGAACCGGAATCGTGATAATTAA
- a CDS encoding TRAP transporter substrate-binding protein codes for MKNVISRRSFLKAAGIIGASAALAACGGSSASTAGSTAGSTAGAAASGESVTFTLSMVDNEQSNYYKGAQAIADSVNEATNGQFQIKVVAGGTLGGESDTLDMAIQGDLDIASCANSVLANYIPEMSILDQAFLWDSQDQANYAVRNELGDLIQEKANAQGIHVIGYMESGFRDVFSKKPIQTMADFNGVKIRTMQNDGQLLAFTSFGANPVALAAGDQFTALQQNTIDACENAVSNCWVNKFYEAGVTSVTKTHHCFVYIPLCMSDNAWNKIPDDMKDTFVEAVWAGCEKQWQYLNEANDEAIGLLEGVGVTMYDIDTDELKSAYEAKKASSGVTYDETWQAAVDAAKAAQA; via the coding sequence ATGAAAAACGTTATTTCTCGTCGTTCTTTCCTGAAGGCAGCCGGCATCATCGGCGCATCTGCTGCTCTGGCAGCCTGCGGCGGCTCTTCTGCCTCCACCGCCGGCAGCACGGCTGGCTCCACCGCTGGCGCTGCAGCTTCCGGTGAGTCCGTCACCTTCACCCTGTCCATGGTTGATAACGAGCAGTCCAACTACTACAAGGGCGCTCAGGCCATCGCGGACAGCGTGAACGAGGCCACCAACGGCCAGTTCCAGATCAAGGTCGTTGCAGGCGGCACTCTGGGCGGCGAGTCTGATACTCTGGACATGGCCATTCAGGGCGACCTGGACATCGCAAGCTGCGCAAACTCCGTGCTGGCAAACTACATCCCCGAGATGAGCATCCTGGACCAGGCTTTCCTGTGGGACAGCCAGGATCAGGCCAACTACGCTGTGCGCAATGAGCTGGGCGATCTGATCCAGGAGAAGGCAAACGCTCAGGGCATCCACGTCATCGGCTACATGGAGTCCGGCTTCCGTGATGTGTTCAGCAAGAAGCCCATCCAGACCATGGCAGACTTCAACGGCGTCAAGATCCGCACCATGCAGAATGATGGTCAGCTGCTGGCCTTCACCTCCTTCGGTGCAAACCCCGTTGCTCTGGCAGCCGGCGACCAGTTCACCGCTCTGCAGCAGAACACCATCGACGCCTGCGAGAACGCTGTGTCCAACTGCTGGGTCAACAAGTTCTATGAGGCTGGTGTCACCTCCGTCACCAAGACCCATCACTGCTTCGTTTACATCCCCCTGTGCATGAGCGATAACGCCTGGAACAAGATCCCCGACGACATGAAGGATACCTTCGTGGAGGCTGTCTGGGCTGGCTGCGAGAAGCAGTGGCAGTACCTGAACGAGGCCAACGACGAGGCCATCGGCCTGCTGGAAGGCGTGGGCGTCACCATGTACGACATCGACACCGACGAGCTGAAGAGCGCTTACGAGGCCAAGAAGGCTTCCTCCGGCGTGACCTACGACGAGACCTGGCAGGCCGCTGTGGATGCTGCCAAGGCAGCTCAGGCCTGA
- a CDS encoding TRAP transporter small permease: MKALKKVVRGVTLAELWATALTFVIMVVCYFISVVNRNFIKGSMPWTEELALYCMVYMALIGTELGLRDGTQVSVTALTEKLKGTMVGKIVNFIAKVALIVFSCTMLRYSVALVAKQMSAGQTTPVMKVPMYVIYISLVISFALIVINQILMLVGEMMHIDMSDITNIDAVIDGIIKKKEAK, translated from the coding sequence ATGAAAGCACTGAAGAAAGTGGTTCGTGGTGTCACCCTGGCCGAGTTGTGGGCAACGGCCCTGACCTTTGTGATCATGGTCGTGTGCTACTTTATCTCGGTGGTGAACCGCAACTTTATCAAGGGTTCCATGCCATGGACCGAGGAACTGGCCCTGTACTGCATGGTTTATATGGCCCTGATCGGCACCGAGCTGGGTCTGCGCGACGGCACGCAGGTGAGCGTGACCGCCCTGACCGAAAAGCTCAAGGGTACCATGGTCGGCAAAATCGTCAACTTCATCGCCAAAGTGGCCCTGATCGTGTTCTCCTGCACCATGCTGCGCTACAGCGTGGCCCTGGTGGCCAAGCAGATGAGTGCCGGTCAGACCACCCCGGTCATGAAGGTGCCTATGTACGTCATCTACATCTCGCTGGTCATCTCCTTTGCACTGATCGTCATCAACCAGATCCTGATGCTGGTGGGTGAGATGATGCACATCGACATGAGCGACATCACCAACATTGATGCCGTGATCGACGGCATCATCAAGAAGAAGGAGGCGAAGTGA
- a CDS encoding TRAP transporter large permease produces MNAGVILFLIFAVCVLIGVPISMSLGIGSLAAVALGNLGVSPAVIAQRVFGGLQSTSIMAIAFFILAGNLMAGGGISRRIVNFANCLIGNIRGGMSVALVIACAFFAALSGSAPATVVAIGSMLYADMVKQGYPEDRTAGLLVIAGGLGPVIPPSIIMVLYCTLTGASVTNMFSQGMVIGILIMIVLILEALYYAHKEKWPKAETKHTAGEIGKIFLEAVPALLTPVIILGGIYSGLLTATESAAVACVWAFIAGVFIYKEIKIADLIPILMKSAKSAAMILFIIAASTAFSWVFTFSGASAALVQLVVSMNLNKTLFCLVVAIILLIFGTFMEGTAIAVLLVPVLWPIAESMGINVIHFGMILCISNVIGTMTPPVAVNIFSAVQVTRSVRELKIGEISKAEIPFFIGYVAVFFLCVFSETFCTFLIR; encoded by the coding sequence ATGAATGCTGGCGTTATCCTGTTTCTGATCTTCGCAGTCTGCGTTCTGATCGGAGTCCCCATTTCCATGTCCCTGGGCATCGGCTCTCTGGCCGCTGTGGCTCTGGGCAACCTGGGCGTTTCGCCTGCCGTTATCGCACAGCGCGTGTTCGGCGGCCTGCAGTCCACCTCCATCATGGCCATTGCCTTCTTCATCTTGGCCGGCAACCTGATGGCTGGCGGCGGCATCTCCCGTCGTATCGTCAACTTTGCAAACTGCCTCATCGGCAACATCCGCGGCGGCATGAGCGTGGCTCTGGTCATCGCCTGTGCCTTCTTCGCTGCTCTGTCCGGTTCCGCTCCCGCAACCGTCGTCGCTATCGGCTCCATGCTGTACGCTGACATGGTCAAGCAGGGCTACCCGGAGGACCGCACCGCCGGTCTGCTGGTCATCGCCGGCGGCCTGGGCCCGGTCATTCCCCCGTCCATCATCATGGTGTTGTACTGCACCCTGACCGGTGCGTCCGTTACCAACATGTTCAGCCAGGGCATGGTCATCGGCATCCTGATCATGATCGTCCTGATCCTGGAAGCCCTGTACTATGCTCACAAGGAAAAGTGGCCCAAGGCTGAGACCAAGCATACCGCCGGTGAGATCGGCAAGATCTTCCTGGAGGCTGTGCCTGCTCTGCTGACCCCCGTCATCATCCTGGGCGGCATCTACTCCGGCCTGCTGACCGCTACCGAGTCCGCTGCTGTGGCCTGCGTGTGGGCTTTCATCGCCGGTGTGTTCATCTACAAGGAGATCAAGATCGCCGATCTGATCCCCATCCTGATGAAGTCCGCTAAGAGCGCTGCCATGATCCTGTTCATCATCGCAGCTTCCACCGCATTCTCCTGGGTGTTCACCTTCTCCGGTGCTTCCGCTGCTCTGGTGCAGCTGGTCGTCTCCATGAACCTGAACAAGACCCTGTTCTGCCTGGTCGTGGCCATCATCCTGCTGATCTTCGGCACCTTCATGGAAGGTACCGCCATCGCAGTTCTGCTGGTGCCCGTTCTGTGGCCCATCGCCGAGAGCATGGGCATCAACGTCATCCACTTTGGCATGATCCTGTGCATCTCCAACGTCATCGGTACCATGACCCCTCCCGTGGCCGTCAACATCTTCTCGGCTGTGCAGGTCACCCGCTCTGTGCGTGAACTGAAAATCGGCGAGATCTCCAAGGCTGAGATTCCCTTCTTCATCGGTTACGTTGCAGTGTTCTTCCTGTGCGTGTTCTCTGAGACCTTCTGCACCTTCCTGATCCGCTAA
- a CDS encoding starvation-sensing protein RspA, translated as MVTIRDIKTICTAPEGINLLVVKVETSEPGLYGLGCGTFAYRHLAVKMVVEEYLRPLLIGRDVSDINDIWQLMHQNGYWRNGPIENNAISGVDMALWDIKGKMANMPLYQLFGGKCREGVPVYRHVDGRDLSEICENIAKYREIGVKTIRCQCGGYGGSEYGHTPAGAPVGAKPGVYLDGNAYIRDTVKLFDGIRSKMGDEIGLVHDVHERIAPADAVRLAKELEPYHLTFLEDPVSLEQVEYIRQIKNASSIPIAEGELFNNPYEYRTLITERLIDYIRVHITQVGGITPARKLQIFAEQFGVRTAWHGPGDMSPLAHAANVHIDLAAPNFGVQEWSGIEPPNFVIQKLKGPHGALLEVFPGLPKYKDGYVYANDKPGLGVDLIEKEAEKYPCENTVTTWTQTRRMDGALQTP; from the coding sequence ATGGTAACCATCAGAGACATCAAAACCATCTGCACCGCGCCGGAGGGCATCAACCTTCTGGTGGTGAAGGTGGAAACCAGCGAGCCGGGCCTGTACGGCCTGGGCTGCGGTACCTTCGCTTACCGGCACCTGGCCGTCAAGATGGTTGTGGAAGAATATCTGCGCCCGCTGCTGATCGGCCGTGATGTTTCGGACATCAACGACATCTGGCAGCTCATGCACCAGAACGGCTACTGGCGCAATGGCCCCATCGAGAACAATGCGATCTCCGGTGTGGACATGGCCCTGTGGGACATCAAAGGCAAAATGGCCAACATGCCCCTGTACCAGCTGTTCGGCGGCAAGTGCCGCGAGGGCGTGCCGGTGTACCGCCACGTCGATGGCCGCGACCTGTCCGAGATCTGCGAGAACATCGCCAAGTACCGTGAGATCGGCGTCAAGACCATCCGCTGCCAGTGCGGCGGTTACGGCGGCAGCGAGTACGGCCATACCCCGGCCGGTGCACCGGTGGGCGCAAAGCCCGGCGTGTATCTGGACGGCAATGCCTACATCCGTGATACCGTCAAACTGTTCGACGGCATCCGCAGCAAGATGGGCGATGAGATCGGCCTGGTGCACGATGTGCACGAGCGCATCGCTCCGGCCGACGCCGTTCGTCTGGCCAAGGAGCTGGAGCCCTACCACCTGACCTTCCTGGAGGACCCCGTTTCTCTGGAACAGGTGGAGTACATCCGCCAGATCAAGAACGCTTCTTCCATTCCCATCGCGGAAGGCGAGCTGTTCAACAATCCCTACGAGTACCGCACCCTCATCACCGAGCGCCTGATCGACTACATCCGTGTGCACATCACCCAGGTGGGCGGCATCACTCCCGCCCGCAAGCTGCAGATCTTTGCAGAGCAGTTCGGCGTGCGCACCGCATGGCATGGCCCCGGTGATATGTCCCCGCTGGCTCATGCAGCCAACGTTCACATCGACCTGGCTGCCCCGAACTTCGGCGTGCAGGAGTGGTCCGGCATTGAGCCGCCCAACTTCGTCATCCAGAAGCTGAAGGGACCCCATGGTGCTCTGCTGGAGGTGTTCCCCGGTCTGCCCAAGTACAAGGACGGCTACGTTTACGCAAACGACAAGCCCGGCCTTGGCGTGGACCTGATCGAGAAGGAAGCCGAGAAGTACCCTTGCGAAAATACCGTAACGACCTGGACGCAGACCCGCCGCATGGACGGCGCGCTGCAGACTCCGTAA
- a CDS encoding SDR family oxidoreductase, with product MVNSLFDITGKKAIVTGGTRGLGKGMAEGLMESGAEVAIIGTSDKVYQVADEFKARGFVCYGVKADLSDRDQCNEAFNKCVELLGDLDILVPAHGIQRRHPSNEFPDKDWDDVINTNLNSVFWLSRAASNIFKAKGYGKIIMIASMCSWFGGKTVPAYSAAKGGVMQLCKAFSNDLLQYGINVNAIAPGYMDTEMNVALTDPKNPKFTQQRYDELTQRIPAHRWGTPDDMKGCCIFLASHASDYLGGAIIPVDGGYLVM from the coding sequence ATGGTTAATAGTCTGTTTGATATCACCGGCAAGAAAGCAATCGTTACCGGTGGCACCCGCGGCCTGGGCAAGGGCATGGCAGAGGGCCTGATGGAGTCCGGCGCAGAAGTGGCGATCATCGGCACTTCCGACAAGGTCTATCAGGTTGCCGATGAGTTCAAGGCACGCGGCTTTGTGTGCTACGGCGTCAAGGCGGACCTGTCCGACCGTGACCAGTGCAACGAAGCATTCAACAAGTGCGTCGAGCTGCTGGGCGACCTGGACATCCTGGTGCCGGCCCACGGCATCCAGCGCCGTCACCCCTCCAACGAGTTCCCCGACAAGGATTGGGATGATGTGATCAACACCAACCTGAACTCTGTGTTCTGGCTGTCCCGTGCTGCTTCCAACATCTTCAAGGCCAAGGGCTACGGCAAGATCATCATGATCGCCTCCATGTGCTCCTGGTTCGGCGGCAAGACCGTGCCCGCTTACTCCGCTGCAAAGGGCGGCGTGATGCAGCTGTGCAAGGCCTTCAGCAACGACCTGCTGCAGTACGGTATCAACGTCAACGCCATCGCTCCGGGCTACATGGACACCGAAATGAACGTGGCCCTGACCGACCCGAAGAACCCCAAGTTCACCCAGCAGCGTTACGACGAGCTGACCCAGCGCATTCCCGCTCACCGCTGGGGCACCCCTGACGACATGAAGGGCTGCTGCATCTTCCTGGCTTCTCATGCCAGCGACTACCTGGGCGGTGCCATCATCCCTGTGGATGGCGGCTATCTGGTTATGTGA
- a CDS encoding sodium-dependent transporter, with translation METQKSKRSAFSGKIGFVLSAAGASVGLGNIWRFPYLAAKYGGGIFLLVYIVLAVTFGYTMIVAETALGRMTKKSPVGAFGTFGKSGRLKFGGWINAVIPILIVPYYSVIGGWVIRYLSAYVSGHGSELAQDGYFSGFISSGLSAEVCFLIFTIFTLVIIFAGVRNGVERVSKLMMPVLVVLSVIIAVYSVTRPGALAGVKYFLVPNVANFSWMTVVTAMGQMFYSLSIAMGILVTFGSYMKEDVSIEESTENVEVFDTAIAIMAGLMIIPAVFSFSGGDPDTLQAGPSLMFITIPKVFESMGFGHVVGVLFFLLVLFAAITSSIALTESAVSTFEDELGWNRQKATGCIGVIMVALGSLSALGYGPLAGVTVFGMQFLDFFDFLTNSVMMPIAAIATCLLVSRVVGVEKIAEEVTTDGKPFRRKKIFNFMIRYLCPVFAAIILVSSVANALGWISM, from the coding sequence ATGGAAACTCAAAAATCCAAGCGCAGTGCGTTTTCCGGCAAGATCGGGTTCGTGCTCAGCGCAGCAGGTGCCTCGGTGGGTCTGGGCAATATCTGGCGTTTCCCGTATCTCGCCGCAAAATACGGCGGTGGAATTTTTCTGTTGGTGTACATCGTGCTGGCCGTTACGTTTGGCTATACCATGATCGTGGCCGAAACAGCGCTTGGCCGCATGACCAAAAAGAGCCCGGTGGGGGCATTTGGCACATTCGGCAAAAGCGGCAGGCTGAAATTCGGCGGCTGGATCAATGCAGTCATTCCCATTCTGATCGTACCGTATTATTCGGTCATTGGCGGCTGGGTCATCCGGTATCTTTCCGCGTATGTCAGCGGCCACGGCAGTGAGCTGGCACAGGACGGCTATTTTTCCGGCTTTATTTCCAGCGGTCTGTCTGCAGAGGTGTGTTTCCTCATCTTTACCATTTTTACGCTGGTCATCATTTTTGCCGGGGTACGCAATGGTGTGGAACGGGTGTCCAAGCTGATGATGCCGGTTCTGGTGGTCCTGTCGGTGATCATTGCCGTTTACTCGGTCACCCGTCCGGGTGCACTGGCAGGCGTCAAGTACTTCCTGGTGCCCAACGTGGCCAATTTTTCCTGGATGACCGTCGTCACCGCCATGGGGCAGATGTTCTACTCGCTGTCCATTGCCATGGGCATTCTCGTGACCTTTGGTTCCTACATGAAAGAGGACGTTTCCATTGAGGAATCCACCGAGAACGTCGAGGTCTTTGATACGGCCATTGCCATCATGGCAGGTCTGATGATCATTCCGGCAGTGTTCTCCTTCTCCGGCGGTGACCCGGATACCCTGCAGGCAGGTCCCTCGCTGATGTTCATCACCATTCCCAAGGTGTTCGAGAGCATGGGGTTCGGCCACGTTGTCGGCGTGCTGTTCTTCCTTCTGGTCCTTTTTGCTGCGATCACAAGCTCCATTGCTCTGACCGAGAGCGCCGTTTCCACCTTTGAGGATGAATTGGGCTGGAACCGCCAGAAAGCGACCGGCTGCATTGGCGTCATTATGGTGGCACTGGGCAGTCTGTCTGCGCTGGGCTATGGTCCTCTGGCCGGTGTGACGGTGTTCGGGATGCAGTTCCTGGACTTCTTCGATTTCCTGACAAACTCGGTCATGATGCCCATTGCGGCCATTGCCACCTGCCTACTGGTGTCGCGTGTGGTGGGCGTGGAGAAGATCGCAGAGGAGGTCACCACCGACGGGAAACCATTCCGTCGGAAAAAGATCTTCAACTTTATGATCCGCTATCTGTGCCCCGTGTTCGCGGCCATCATTCTGGTGAGCTCTGTGGCCAATGCTCTGGGCTGGATCTCGATGTAA
- a CDS encoding potassium transporter Trk, which translates to MKKPFKNPFRHHPAKNRNKPRGYSPTQIICVSFVIVIALGTLLLSLPIASRYGRMRVIDAMFTATSATCVTGLVVRDTWTQFTVFGQAVILVLIQVGGLGLVTLTSFFALAMRRRMGFRDLRVLGESVSADGYAQAKDVLRIVVGLAALFEGIGILLLLFAFVPQFGLQGIWISIFTAISAFCNAGFDLFGQFGAYSSLVPYVHNYYVQAVVMFMIIAGGLGFMVWVELIQYPKKRKLSLHARVVLIFSVLLWVGGAALIGLLEWNNPGSMGNLSAGDKIMASLFQSVSTRTAGMNTIDLAACGPITKLLMSVLQFIGAAPGSTGGGVKVTTFAVLFLTIRSVAQGRDDCVIADHHIESKTVYRALTIIVIGALAAFGSAVVVYYNTSDAVSVIDAIFESCSAFGTVGLSVGVTARLKDGAKLLYMAVMFMGRVGPVSLAMSLTAKPDDNKRKIMPVGHINVG; encoded by the coding sequence ATGAAAAAGCCATTCAAGAACCCATTCCGGCATCATCCTGCAAAGAACCGGAACAAACCGCGGGGGTACAGCCCTACCCAGATCATCTGCGTCAGTTTTGTGATCGTGATCGCACTGGGTACGCTGCTGTTGTCGCTGCCCATTGCCAGCCGCTACGGGCGGATGCGGGTGATCGACGCCATGTTCACGGCCACCAGCGCCACCTGCGTGACCGGTCTGGTCGTGCGGGATACCTGGACCCAGTTCACGGTGTTCGGGCAGGCGGTGATCCTGGTCCTGATCCAGGTGGGAGGCCTGGGTCTGGTGACCCTGACCAGCTTTTTTGCGCTGGCCATGCGGCGGCGCATGGGCTTCCGGGACCTGCGAGTGCTGGGCGAGAGCGTGTCGGCTGATGGCTACGCCCAGGCCAAGGACGTGCTGCGCATCGTGGTGGGTCTGGCCGCCCTGTTTGAGGGCATCGGCATCCTGCTGCTGCTGTTTGCCTTTGTGCCCCAATTTGGGCTCCAGGGCATCTGGATCAGCATCTTTACCGCCATTTCGGCCTTCTGCAATGCAGGCTTTGACCTGTTTGGTCAGTTTGGGGCCTATTCCTCCCTGGTGCCCTATGTCCATAACTACTATGTTCAGGCCGTGGTCATGTTTATGATCATTGCAGGCGGCCTGGGCTTTATGGTGTGGGTGGAGCTGATCCAGTACCCCAAAAAGCGCAAGTTGTCCCTCCACGCTCGGGTGGTGCTGATCTTTTCGGTGCTGCTGTGGGTAGGGGGTGCAGCCCTCATCGGTCTGCTGGAGTGGAACAACCCCGGCAGCATGGGAAACCTCAGCGCAGGGGATAAGATCATGGCGTCGCTGTTCCAGTCGGTGTCCACCCGCACGGCTGGCATGAACACCATTGATCTGGCGGCCTGCGGGCCCATCACCAAGCTGCTGATGAGCGTGCTGCAGTTCATTGGTGCGGCACCCGGTTCCACGGGCGGCGGCGTGAAGGTGACCACCTTTGCGGTGCTGTTCCTGACCATCCGCAGCGTGGCGCAGGGCCGGGATGACTGCGTGATCGCCGACCACCACATTGAGTCCAAAACGGTGTACCGTGCCCTGACCATCATCGTCATCGGCGCACTGGCTGCCTTTGGCTCGGCTGTGGTGGTGTATTACAACACCTCGGATGCGGTGTCGGTCATTGACGCCATCTTCGAGTCCTGCTCGGCCTTTGGCACGGTGGGTCTGTCGGTGGGCGTGACCGCCCGGCTGAAGGATGGGGCAAAGCTCCTGTATATGGCCGTGATGTTTATGGGACGTGTGGGCCCGGTGTCGCTGGCCATGAGCCTGACCGCTAAGCCGGACGACAACAAGCGCAAGATCATGCCGGTTGGCCACATCAATGTGGGCTGA
- the pepT gene encoding peptidase T, translated as MRAYERLLNYVRVYTTSDPESGTHPSAAREFDLAHQLVEELKALGVEDARVDEHCYVYGSLPATPGCEDKPALGLIAHMDTAPDASGENVNPILHENYDGSDVTLPATGMVMKVSAFPFLASMKGETLITTDGTTLLGADDKAGVAEIMTAVETVLEKGLPHGKLCIAFTPDEEIGEGASLFDIPGFGADFAYTVDGGDAGSVEYENFNAAAATVTIHGFSVHPGSAKDTMINASNVAMEFHGALPVMARPETTEGRQGFYHLCQMYGDVTEAKLGYILRDHDAAKLQFKKDNLLDIAAYLNGKYGDGTVEVEIKDSYRNMLEKIKPHFHLVETARKAIRMAGLEPEEVPVRGGTDGATLSWMGLPCPNLGTGGFNFHGVCECTTVERMDRCTQIVLNIIGLYAE; from the coding sequence ATGCGCGCTTATGAACGACTTCTGAATTATGTCCGGGTGTACACCACCTCGGATCCCGAATCCGGTACGCACCCGTCCGCCGCCCGGGAATTTGACCTGGCCCACCAGCTGGTGGAGGAGCTCAAGGCTCTGGGCGTGGAGGATGCCCGTGTGGACGAGCACTGCTACGTCTACGGCAGCCTGCCCGCCACTCCCGGCTGCGAGGACAAGCCCGCACTGGGCCTCATCGCCCACATGGACACCGCCCCCGATGCCAGCGGTGAGAACGTGAACCCCATCCTGCACGAGAACTATGACGGCAGTGACGTGACCCTGCCCGCCACCGGCATGGTGATGAAGGTTTCCGCTTTCCCCTTCCTGGCCTCTATGAAGGGCGAGACCCTGATCACCACCGACGGCACCACCCTGCTGGGTGCTGACGACAAGGCTGGTGTGGCCGAGATCATGACCGCCGTGGAGACGGTGCTGGAAAAGGGCCTGCCCCACGGCAAGCTGTGCATCGCCTTTACCCCGGACGAGGAGATCGGCGAGGGTGCCAGCCTGTTTGACATTCCCGGCTTTGGTGCCGACTTTGCCTACACTGTGGACGGCGGCGACGCCGGGTCCGTGGAATACGAGAACTTCAACGCCGCTGCTGCCACCGTGACCATCCACGGCTTCTCGGTGCACCCCGGCTCCGCCAAGGACACCATGATCAACGCTTCCAACGTGGCCATGGAGTTCCACGGCGCTCTGCCGGTCATGGCACGCCCGGAGACCACCGAGGGCCGCCAGGGCTTCTACCACCTGTGCCAGATGTACGGCGACGTGACCGAAGCCAAGCTGGGCTACATCCTGCGCGACCACGACGCAGCCAAGCTGCAGTTCAAGAAGGACAACCTGCTGGACATTGCCGCATATCTGAACGGCAAGTACGGTGACGGCACCGTGGAAGTGGAGATCAAGGACAGCTACCGCAACATGCTGGAAAAGATCAAGCCGCATTTCCATCTGGTAGAGACCGCCCGCAAGGCCATCCGTATGGCCGGGCTGGAACCGGAAGAAGTGCCCGTGCGCGGCGGCACCGACGGCGCGACCCTGAGCTGGATGGGCCTGCCCTGCCCCAACCTGGGCACCGGCGGCTTCAACTTCCACGGCGTGTGCGAGTGCACCACTGTGGAGCGGATGGACCGCTGCACCCAAATTGTGCTGAACATCATCGGCCTGTACGCAGAGTAA